The genomic stretch ACGGTGTGAAAATAAGCATCAAAATTCCCAATTGAATGATGGCCATGCCGTCACCTTTACAAAGTGTTTCCCAGAAATGACTCCAGACTTTCTCTGAAGAAGTTCCCATGTCTAGAAGCTTATATTTTCTGGGCATTTGGAAACCTTCCATAAAAAGCTTTACAAAACCAATCAATGAAGTGATAACCGATAAAATAACGCCCAAACGAAGGAGATTCCCGACAGAACGGTTAAGATCAATATCTGTAAAATCTTTTCTCATGAGAAATTGCTTCTAATACCGTTATACATCATATATACTGAAAGAATCGTAATAACGATGGCAAAAAATGTCTTCAGTTTTTTTGTTTTTGAAACCATTAAGGTTTTAGATCCTATAAAACTTCCGACAACAACACCTACCAAAACGGGTGCTACAATTACGGGAATAATTTCTCCTCTCTGAAAATAGATTAATGAGCTGGCTACTGCAGTTACGCCAATCATAAAATTACTGGTCGTTGTAGAAACCTTGAAGGGTAATCTCATCATATTATCCATTGCCAAAACTTTCAAAGCTCCCGAACCGATTCCTAAAAGACCCGACATTGCGCCTGCAAACATCATCATAAAAAATCCAGGAACAGTATTTCTTGCGGCATAGTTTTTTACAATTCCTTTATCGGGAAATGTACCGTAGAGCTTGAGCTTATCTTCAAGGCTTCCTTTAATTAGAGGCTCCTGATGATCGGGTTTTCCTTTAAGATTTAAAATAACTGTAAGCAAAAGTATGCTGGCAAAGATGATCCCGATTGTATTAGGATTCAGCATTCCAGAAACCAATGCACCAACAATTGCTCCTGAAGTGGTTGCAATCTCCAGGAACATTCCGATCCTCATATTGGTAAAACCTTCTTTTACGAAAGCAACGGCTGCACCGGAAGATGTTCCGATCACCGAAATCAGTGAAGCGCCAATTGCGTAATGCATAGGAACGCCAAAACCAAGCGTTAATAAAGGGATAATGATAACTCCTCCTCCCAAACCGGTAAGTGAACCTAAAAGACCGGCCGAGATAGCGCCAAGAAAAAGAATAATGATCTCCGACATGGTACAAATATAAAACTATTGCGGTTTTCAGGCAAACATTAACCCAAGATTATTTTTTGCCGTATTTTTGCAAAAATAAAATTCAAAATGAAGTTATTTTATATGATCCTCGGTGCAACGCCAAAAGGCAGAAATATAGAACAACATGATGTTTTCTTTGGGATCGCTGAAAGCCTCAAAGATTTGGTGCCGGATATAAAAGAGTTCTGGAAAGAAGCTGATGGGAAAATTCATCTCGACTGTTATCAGGAAGTGAAATTTGCTGATGGTTTTGAAGTAAAGATTGTAGAAAAAGGAGAAGAAGTTTCAGAAAATCAACTGTATTTTATCAATTTAGGCGGATATAAGAAAGGTTATTTTGAAGAATTTCACGAGCAACATTTAATGGTTGGAACTTCAATGGCTGAAATCGTGAAAAAAGCGAAACAAACCGAGTTTTATAAAACAATGGGATTTGAAGGTGCAGTAAGTCACATCGACGATAAACATGGTGTAGATATTGACGATATTTTCAATGTGAATGATATTCTTCCTGGAAAAATGAAAGAAAAATATTCGATTGTTTTAATGAAGTCTGATGCTGAAAATCAGGAAAATCCGATGGGATTAGGATATTTGAAAATT from Chryseobacterium indoltheticum encodes the following:
- a CDS encoding DUF1634 domain-containing protein, coding for MRKDFTDIDLNRSVGNLLRLGVILSVITSLIGFVKLFMEGFQMPRKYKLLDMGTSSEKVWSHFWETLCKGDGMAIIQLGILMLIFTPLMRIIFALIGYLKEKDYVYVVISSIVLAIMAVSFFTGYAH
- a CDS encoding sulfite exporter TauE/SafE family protein, producing the protein MSEIIILFLGAISAGLLGSLTGLGGGVIIIPLLTLGFGVPMHYAIGASLISVIGTSSGAAVAFVKEGFTNMRIGMFLEIATTSGAIVGALVSGMLNPNTIGIIFASILLLTVILNLKGKPDHQEPLIKGSLEDKLKLYGTFPDKGIVKNYAARNTVPGFFMMMFAGAMSGLLGIGSGALKVLAMDNMMRLPFKVSTTTSNFMIGVTAVASSLIYFQRGEIIPVIVAPVLVGVVVGSFIGSKTLMVSKTKKLKTFFAIVITILSVYMMYNGIRSNFS
- a CDS encoding DUF1543 domain-containing protein, with product MKLFYMILGATPKGRNIEQHDVFFGIAESLKDLVPDIKEFWKEADGKIHLDCYQEVKFADGFEVKIVEKGEEVSENQLYFINLGGYKKGYFEEFHEQHLMVGTSMAEIVKKAKQTEFYKTMGFEGAVSHIDDKHGVDIDDIFNVNDILPGKMKEKYSIVLMKSDAENQENPMGLGYLKIDKIQ